The Fusobacterium necrophorum subsp. necrophorum genome has a window encoding:
- a CDS encoding 4-hydroxybutyrate dehydrogenase, giving the protein MQEFSLIPNICMIETCRDFLEQFQVGQKDVIITTKFLYETYFKDFELESQFIFQDQYGVGEPTEEMIASMYESMKEMNYSRIIAVGGGSVIDISKIFVLKNIFPLVDLFDKKIPATKEKELIIVPTTCGTGSEVTNISIVNLTSVGSKKGLAIPELFPEYAVLIPEFVEKLPLSVFATSSIDALVHAVESFLSPKATAYSELFSREAIQKILTAYRNIKEEGLESRGKYIKDILIASNMAGIAFGNAGCAAVHAMSYPLGGKYHVPHGESNYVMFTEVLKYYYRKNSKGKIVILNEMIAKLLSCSTENVYAALEELLNTLLPKKRLSDYGVQKQELEEFTNIVMTQQQRLMANNYVFLDEKDIYSIYKSLY; this is encoded by the coding sequence ATGCAAGAATTTTCATTGATACCTAACATTTGCATGATAGAAACTTGCAGAGACTTTTTGGAACAGTTTCAAGTAGGTCAAAAGGATGTCATTATTACAACAAAATTTTTATACGAAACCTATTTCAAAGATTTCGAGTTAGAATCCCAATTTATATTTCAGGATCAATACGGAGTAGGAGAACCCACAGAGGAAATGATAGCTTCTATGTATGAAAGTATGAAGGAGATGAACTATTCAAGAATTATTGCTGTTGGAGGAGGAAGTGTCATTGATATTTCAAAGATTTTCGTACTAAAAAATATCTTCCCTCTTGTAGATTTATTTGATAAAAAAATTCCTGCCACGAAAGAAAAAGAACTCATTATTGTCCCTACAACTTGTGGAACAGGGAGTGAGGTAACAAATATCAGCATAGTAAATCTAACAAGTGTCGGAAGCAAAAAAGGCTTGGCAATTCCAGAATTATTTCCGGAATATGCCGTATTGATTCCAGAATTTGTTGAAAAGTTACCACTTTCCGTGTTCGCAACCAGTTCTATTGATGCTCTGGTTCATGCAGTGGAATCTTTCTTATCTCCAAAGGCTACAGCATACTCGGAACTATTTTCACGGGAAGCCATTCAAAAAATACTCACTGCTTATAGGAATATAAAAGAAGAAGGCTTAGAAAGTAGAGGAAAGTATATCAAAGATATTTTAATTGCTAGCAATATGGCGGGAATTGCTTTTGGAAATGCAGGGTGTGCAGCAGTTCATGCCATGAGTTATCCTCTAGGAGGGAAGTATCATGTCCCTCACGGAGAATCTAATTATGTAATGTTTACAGAAGTTTTAAAGTATTATTATCGGAAAAATTCCAAGGGAAAAATTGTAATCTTAAATGAAATGATCGCAAAGCTTTTAAGTTGTTCTACAGAAAATGTGTATGCTGCTTTAGAGGAACTATTAAATACCTTGCTTCCCAAAAAAAGACTGTCAGACTATGGAGTTCAAAAACAGGAATTGGAAGAATTTACGAATATTGTAATGACACAGCAACAAAGATTGATGGCAAATAACTATGTTTTTTTAGACGAGAAAGATATTTATTCTATTTATAAATCCTTATACTGA
- a CDS encoding acetyl-CoA hydrolase/transferase C-terminal domain-containing protein, whose protein sequence is MSKNWREVYKDKIVTADEAVKQIKSGDRLIFSHACGEAQEITDALLRNKESYEKVEIIHLVPMGKGEYAQEENQKYFYHNSFFGGGSTRKAINGTYGDFTPSFFFEIPNLFRKNGKLPLDVAIIQVSAPDEHGYCSYGISCDYTKGAAENAKIVIAQVNKYMPRTLGENFIHLSAIDSIVEYDQPILQLNPPKIGEVEKKIGEYCAGLIQDGDTLQLGIGAIPDAVLTFLKEKKHLGIHSEMISDGVVDLILAGVIDNSQKTIHKNKCIVSFLMGSQKLYDYVHNNPGVELYPVDYVNHPFVIAQNDNMVSINSALQVDLMGQVNAESMGAKQFSGTGGQVDFVRGAAMSKGGRSIIAMPSTAAKGTISKIVMNLDVGATVTTSRNDVDYIITEYGIAELKGKTLRERAKALIAIAHPDFREQLTKQALEKFQSLE, encoded by the coding sequence ATGAGTAAGAATTGGAGAGAGGTATATAAAGATAAGATTGTAACCGCAGATGAAGCAGTAAAGCAAATAAAATCCGGAGATAGACTTATTTTTTCTCATGCTTGTGGGGAAGCTCAAGAGATTACAGATGCCTTATTAAGAAATAAAGAGTCCTATGAAAAAGTAGAAATTATTCATCTGGTTCCTATGGGAAAAGGAGAATATGCTCAGGAAGAAAATCAAAAATACTTTTATCATAATTCATTTTTTGGAGGAGGAAGTACCAGAAAAGCCATCAATGGCACTTATGGAGATTTTACGCCATCTTTTTTCTTTGAAATTCCAAATTTATTTAGAAAAAATGGAAAATTGCCATTAGATGTAGCGATCATTCAAGTATCCGCTCCTGATGAACACGGGTATTGCAGTTACGGAATTTCTTGTGATTATACAAAGGGAGCAGCAGAAAATGCAAAAATAGTAATAGCACAGGTGAATAAATATATGCCTAGAACTTTGGGAGAAAATTTCATCCACCTATCCGCAATTGATTCTATTGTGGAATACGATCAACCGATTTTACAACTTAATCCTCCTAAGATAGGAGAGGTTGAGAAAAAAATAGGAGAGTACTGTGCCGGTCTGATTCAAGATGGAGATACATTACAATTAGGAATTGGAGCAATTCCGGATGCAGTATTGACTTTTTTAAAAGAGAAAAAGCATTTGGGAATTCACTCCGAGATGATTTCCGATGGGGTAGTGGATTTAATCCTTGCCGGTGTCATTGATAATAGTCAAAAAACCATTCATAAAAATAAATGTATTGTCTCTTTTTTGATGGGAAGTCAAAAATTATACGACTATGTCCATAATAATCCAGGTGTAGAATTATATCCGGTAGATTATGTAAATCATCCTTTTGTGATAGCACAAAATGACAATATGGTTTCTATCAATTCTGCCTTACAAGTCGATTTGATGGGACAAGTGAATGCAGAGAGTATGGGAGCAAAACAATTTAGCGGAACAGGAGGACAAGTGGATTTTGTGAGAGGAGCAGCCATGTCGAAAGGGGGAAGATCGATTATTGCTATGCCATCTACAGCGGCAAAGGGAACGATTTCCAAGATTGTAATGAATTTGGATGTAGGGGCTACGGTAACCACCTCCAGAAATGATGTAGACTATATCATTACCGAATATGGAATTGCAGAGCTAAAGGGAAAAACCTTACGAGAACGAGCAAAGGCTTTGATTGCAATTGCTCATCCTGATTTTAGAGAACAGTTAACAAAGCAGGCATTAGAAAAATTTCAAAGCTTAGAATAG
- a CDS encoding NifU family protein — protein MEKIQEYISTKIEPSLRDHGGSLEIVFYDKVKQELQLRLLGQCCSCPHSIDTVENFIKTGLQENFPMLQCISVNTGVSNELLEIAKKMLRREE, from the coding sequence ATGGAAAAAATTCAAGAATACATTAGCACAAAAATTGAACCGTCTTTAAGAGATCATGGGGGGAGTTTGGAGATTGTATTTTATGATAAAGTAAAACAGGAACTACAATTGAGGTTATTGGGGCAGTGTTGTAGCTGCCCCCACTCTATTGATACTGTTGAAAATTTTATAAAAACAGGATTACAGGAAAACTTTCCGATGCTACAATGCATTTCCGTGAACACGGGAGTATCGAATGAATTATTGGAAATAGCAAAAAAAATGCTAAGAAGAGAGGAGTAA
- a CDS encoding 4-hydroxyphenylacetate 3-hydroxylase family protein produces the protein MALMTAAEYEESLRKMNMEVYLFGKRVECPVDDPIIRPSLNSVKMTYELAQQPEYQELMTVISPLTGERINRFAHIHQSAEDLKNKVKMQRLVGQKTASCFQRCVGMDAFNACYSTTYDMDQALGSNYHERFLTFLKYCQEKDLTVDGAMTDPKGDRSLSPSQQVDPDLFLHIVERRKDGIVVRGAKAHQTGIVNSHEVLVMPTISMTEADKDYAVCFSVPVDTKGIKIIYGRQSCDTRKLEEGLLDRGNPKFGGHEALVVFDDVFVPNERIFMAGEYQFSSSLVERFAGFHRQSYGGCKVGVGDVLIGATALIADYNGTKKASHVKDKIIEMIHLNETLYACGIACSSEGHPTPSGSYEIDLLLANVCKQNVTRFPYEIGRLAEDIAGGVLVTMPSEADYHSPEIGKYVDKYFRAVASVPTYDRMKVLRFIENLMLGTAAVGYKTESLHGAGSPQAQRIMISRQSNLEGKKQLVKDLLDIK, from the coding sequence ATGGCATTGATGACGGCAGCTGAATATGAAGAAAGTTTAAGAAAGATGAATATGGAAGTATATTTATTTGGAAAAAGGGTAGAGTGTCCCGTGGATGATCCTATCATTCGACCATCTTTAAATTCTGTAAAAATGACTTATGAGCTTGCTCAACAACCTGAATATCAGGAATTAATGACAGTCATATCTCCACTTACTGGAGAAAGAATCAATCGTTTTGCACATATTCACCAAAGCGCGGAAGATTTGAAAAATAAAGTAAAGATGCAAAGATTGGTAGGACAAAAAACAGCTTCTTGTTTCCAAAGATGTGTAGGAATGGATGCATTTAATGCTTGTTATAGTACTACATATGATATGGATCAGGCACTTGGAAGCAACTATCATGAAAGATTTTTGACATTTTTAAAGTATTGTCAGGAAAAAGATTTAACAGTCGACGGAGCTATGACAGATCCAAAAGGAGATAGAAGTTTATCTCCTTCTCAACAAGTCGATCCTGATCTATTTTTACATATCGTGGAAAGAAGGAAGGACGGAATTGTTGTGCGGGGAGCAAAAGCTCACCAAACAGGAATTGTAAATTCCCATGAAGTATTGGTGATGCCTACCATTTCCATGACAGAAGCAGATAAGGATTATGCAGTTTGTTTTTCCGTTCCTGTGGATACAAAAGGGATTAAAATTATTTATGGAAGACAATCTTGTGATACCAGAAAATTGGAAGAAGGATTATTGGATAGAGGAAATCCAAAATTTGGTGGACATGAAGCTTTAGTAGTATTTGATGACGTGTTTGTACCGAATGAGAGAATTTTTATGGCCGGAGAATATCAATTTTCAAGCAGTTTAGTAGAACGATTTGCGGGATTCCACAGACAAAGTTATGGAGGATGTAAAGTGGGAGTCGGAGATGTTTTAATTGGAGCAACCGCTTTGATTGCAGATTATAACGGAACCAAAAAAGCCTCTCATGTAAAAGATAAGATTATTGAAATGATTCACTTAAATGAAACATTATATGCATGTGGAATTGCATGTTCCAGTGAAGGACATCCAACTCCGTCCGGATCGTATGAAATTGATTTATTGTTAGCGAATGTATGTAAACAGAATGTAACAAGATTCCCTTATGAAATTGGAAGATTGGCGGAAGATATTGCAGGAGGAGTTTTAGTGACTATGCCATCAGAGGCGGATTATCATTCCCCTGAAATTGGAAAATATGTAGATAAATATTTTAGAGCAGTGGCAAGTGTTCCTACTTATGATAGAATGAAAGTTTTGCGATTTATCGAAAACTTGATGTTAGGAACAGCTGCAGTGGGATATAAGACAGAATCCTTGCATGGTGCAGGTTCTCCTCAAGCTCAAAGAATCATGATTAGCAGACAGTCCAACTTGGAAGGAAAGAAACAATTGGTGAAAGATCTTTTAGATATTAAATAA
- a CDS encoding sigma 54-interacting transcriptional regulator: MGEDILNIFKKIVESSYDGIYVTDGEGNTLFLNQAYEDITGLSMKELQGKNMEELVKKGFYSESSSLLAIKKRSEASINQKLKSGKEIFVTSTPVFDKQGKIIYVVTNVRDMRELERLEQQFSNVKKLAEKYKSELDFLKKKNGENESSKNREMLNILKLIETTAKFDSSILLEGETGTGKTHLAYIIHEKSLRKEKAFIEVNCGAIPKNLIESELFGYERGAFTGADKNGKMGLFELANHSTLFLDEISELSMEMQVKLLKVLETSYVVRVGGNKKIPIDVRIITASNKCIRKLVEEGKFREDLFYRINVVRVHIPPIRDRKEDIIDIVLTFLKQLNKRYGLNKRISKEVFQYFLNYSWPGNIREIKNMIEQLVVISTTEEITEDLLPKEMLHASKEILEEENQVYCQKCMEKYLAMSLKEATNEFQRDVIEKLLIELKSQRKVAERLEVNPSTITRKLQEK, translated from the coding sequence ATGGGAGAAGATATTTTAAATATTTTTAAAAAAATTGTAGAATCCTCTTATGATGGCATTTATGTTACGGATGGAGAAGGAAATACTCTTTTTTTGAATCAGGCATATGAGGATATCACAGGCTTATCCATGAAAGAATTGCAGGGGAAAAATATGGAAGAGCTCGTAAAAAAAGGATTTTACAGTGAGTCCAGTTCCTTGCTTGCTATCAAAAAAAGGAGTGAAGCAAGTATTAATCAAAAATTGAAAAGTGGAAAAGAAATTTTTGTAACAAGCACTCCGGTGTTTGATAAGCAGGGAAAAATAATTTATGTAGTAACCAATGTACGGGATATGCGAGAATTGGAAAGACTGGAACAACAATTTTCGAATGTGAAAAAATTGGCAGAAAAATATAAATCGGAATTGGACTTTTTGAAAAAAAAGAATGGAGAAAACGAATCTTCAAAAAATAGAGAAATGTTAAATATCTTAAAGCTTATTGAAACTACAGCAAAATTTGACAGTTCTATTTTATTAGAAGGAGAAACAGGAACGGGAAAGACACATTTAGCTTATATCATTCATGAAAAAAGTCTTCGAAAAGAGAAAGCTTTTATTGAGGTAAATTGTGGAGCGATTCCTAAAAATTTAATAGAATCGGAGCTATTCGGTTATGAAAGGGGAGCTTTTACAGGGGCGGATAAAAATGGAAAAATGGGTTTATTTGAATTGGCAAACCATTCCACTTTATTTTTGGATGAAATTTCGGAATTGTCTATGGAAATGCAGGTAAAATTGTTGAAAGTTTTGGAAACTTCCTATGTCGTCAGAGTTGGAGGAAATAAGAAGATTCCTATTGATGTAAGAATTATCACGGCTTCCAATAAATGTATCAGAAAACTTGTGGAAGAAGGGAAATTTAGAGAAGACCTATTTTACAGAATCAATGTCGTCAGAGTACACATCCCTCCTATTCGAGATAGAAAAGAAGATATTATTGACATTGTTCTCACTTTTTTGAAGCAGTTAAATAAAAGATACGGTTTGAATAAGAGAATTTCAAAAGAAGTGTTTCAGTATTTTTTAAATTATTCTTGGCCGGGTAATATACGGGAAATAAAAAATATGATTGAACAGTTGGTTGTGATTTCTACAACGGAAGAAATAACAGAAGATTTATTACCAAAAGAAATGTTACATGCATCAAAAGAAATTTTGGAAGAAGAAAATCAGGTTTATTGTCAAAAATGTATGGAAAAATATTTGGCAATGAGTTTGAAAGAAGCGACAAATGAGTTCCAAAGAGATGTCATTGAAAAATTGTTGATTGAATTGAAATCTCAGAGAAAAGTGGCAGAACGGCTGGAGGTCAACCCGAGCACCATTACTCGAAAGTTACAAGAGAAATAA
- a CDS encoding RNA polymerase subunit sigma-54 — translation MKTSVELEQKQILKLSQEMKLSFSVLSMSYDEVLKFWLGKIEGSRQSTEDSFFESLSQEEDFFQYLENQLMYLEVSENIRQKLIFCIHSLNEAGFLELSDDELRLHLGISQKELEEVYQFLWELEPVGVGTHNFKEAIRLQLKKKNEWEEIIWEVLQHLEYIAEGQEEKLAEKLGIGLVQLNQIMKKIKACNPKPSRGFSVRKTIKIVPDFYWKYSEGNIALEENKDLQKSLYRAEIKETPGIQILRKCIEKRIETLRNILEYVTDYQKDYLLGSGALKTLHEREVAEQLELHVSTISRAIQNKYLKTERGILSVKSLFCYSGEREEMKVEIQNLIEGEDKQKPYSDLEIAKYLGQKFLWNISRRTVSKYRKELGYFSSFQRKK, via the coding sequence ATGAAAACAAGTGTAGAACTAGAACAAAAACAAATACTAAAGTTGTCACAAGAAATGAAATTATCATTTTCTGTCCTTTCCATGTCCTATGATGAAGTATTGAAATTTTGGCTTGGAAAAATAGAGGGAAGTCGTCAATCTACAGAAGATAGTTTTTTCGAAAGCTTATCTCAGGAGGAAGATTTTTTTCAATATTTGGAAAATCAACTGATGTATTTGGAGGTTTCCGAAAACATTCGACAGAAACTGATTTTCTGTATTCATAGTTTAAATGAAGCCGGTTTTTTGGAACTGAGCGATGATGAACTCCGTCTTCATTTGGGCATTTCCCAAAAAGAATTGGAGGAAGTCTATCAATTTTTATGGGAATTAGAACCGGTAGGGGTAGGGACTCATAATTTTAAAGAAGCAATCCGTTTACAATTGAAAAAGAAGAATGAATGGGAAGAAATTATTTGGGAAGTGTTACAACATTTGGAATATATTGCAGAGGGACAGGAAGAGAAATTGGCTGAAAAATTAGGAATTGGTCTTGTGCAATTGAATCAGATTATGAAAAAAATAAAAGCTTGTAATCCGAAGCCTTCTCGAGGATTTTCTGTAAGAAAAACAATAAAAATCGTACCGGATTTTTATTGGAAATATTCGGAAGGAAATATTGCATTGGAGGAAAATAAAGACTTACAGAAATCATTGTACCGAGCGGAGATAAAAGAAACACCGGGAATTCAGATATTGAGAAAATGCATTGAGAAGAGAATCGAAACCTTACGTAATATTTTGGAATATGTCACAGACTATCAAAAGGATTATCTCTTAGGTTCGGGAGCCTTGAAAACTCTTCATGAAAGAGAAGTGGCAGAACAATTGGAGCTTCATGTTTCCACAATTTCACGGGCGATTCAAAATAAATACCTAAAAACAGAAAGGGGAATTCTTTCAGTGAAATCTTTGTTTTGTTATTCCGGAGAAAGAGAAGAAATGAAAGTAGAGATTCAAAATTTAATAGAGGGAGAAGATAAGCAAAAACCTTATAGTGATTTAGAAATAGCAAAGTATTTAGGGCAAAAATTCTTATGGAACATTTCCAGAAGAACTGTCAGTAAATATCGGAAAGAGTTGGGATACTTCTCTTCTTTTCAAAGAAAAAAATAA
- a CDS encoding transposase zinc-binding domain-containing protein — protein MIKEILLLTNLTHIFNFIKSFVAHEHLEFIKFSLDKFLLCRDISKGFVKYSCKKCGHFHTFPISCKSKLCPTCGFKYSSVWASNMQRDILNIPHRHVLFTIPEELRMFFCYDRTLLRKLAEAVNEIFKYQFHNINKKTQRKKKIPKSSPNYFTDTDIVHYGLVTIIHTFGRDLK, from the coding sequence ATGATTAAAGAAATATTACTCTTAACTAATCTAACACATATCTTCAATTTTATCAAGTCTTTTGTTGCGCATGAACATCTTGAATTTATCAAATTTTCTCTTGATAAATTTTTACTTTGTAGAGATATTAGCAAAGGTTTTGTTAAATATTCTTGTAAAAAATGCGGTCACTTTCATACTTTTCCTATCTCTTGCAAATCTAAACTCTGTCCTACTTGTGGTTTCAAATATTCTTCTGTTTGGGCTTCTAATATGCAAAGAGATATTCTTAATATCCCTCATAGGCATGTTCTTTTTACCATTCCTGAAGAATTAAGAATGTTTTTTTGTTATGATCGAACTTTACTTAGAAAACTCGCTGAAGCCGTTAATGAAATTTTTAAATATCAGTTTCACAATATTAATAAAAAAACTCAAAGAAAAAAGAAAATTCCTAAATCTTCTCCTAATTACTTTACTGATACTGATATTGTTCATTATGGGCTTGTCACAATTATTCATACCTTTGGTCGTGACCTCAAATGA
- a CDS encoding transposase: MGGFTKKLTFRKLEYFHVNSIAKQWRFLVLDIVKNGNYSENIKKKALKSVRELYKKDVRLFFNVGSTELNSTAGIIKYLGRYLARAPIAEYKIVNFNDKEVTFFYQDLADNKNKKYRTMPIDEFVQQILIHLPPKNFKSISRFGFYARHLNSKLKKVILNFKKKKQFELSFYVKSSLETFDINPFICPFCKIKLKVKELFLTSLWSGYEIHKIYP, encoded by the coding sequence CTGGGTGGGTTTACTAAAAAACTAACTTTTAGAAAATTGGAATATTTTCATGTTAATTCTATTGCTAAACAATGGCGTTTTTTAGTACTTGATATTGTAAAAAATGGAAACTACTCTGAAAACATTAAGAAAAAAGCGCTCAAATCAGTTAGAGAACTATACAAAAAAGATGTTCGCCTATTTTTTAATGTAGGATCTACAGAACTTAATTCAACTGCCGGAATCATAAAGTATCTTGGAAGATATCTTGCGCGAGCTCCAATTGCAGAATATAAAATTGTTAATTTTAACGATAAAGAAGTTACTTTTTTCTATCAAGATTTAGCTGATAATAAAAATAAAAAATATCGCACAATGCCTATTGATGAATTTGTTCAACAGATTCTTATTCATCTTCCACCTAAAAACTTTAAATCTATTTCTAGATTTGGGTTTTATGCTAGGCATTTAAATTCTAAACTAAAAAAAGTTATTCTTAATTTTAAAAAGAAAAAGCAATTTGAACTTTCTTTTTATGTGAAATCTTCTTTAGAAACTTTTGATATTAATCCTTTTATTTGTCCTTTTTGTAAGATAAAGCTAAAAGTAAAAGAATTATTTTTAACCTCCCTCTGGTCTGGGTATGAAATTCATAAAATATATCCTTAA
- the nhaC gene encoding Na+/H+ antiporter NhaC, whose translation MMKKRKPKIWEALVPIVGMALIIVYSMLVLKVDPHIPIVISTILAGFMALRVGCSWSEVREGMIESIYRAVEALIIVMIVGMLIGSWVLAGSVPAMIYYGLELISPTFFLPTGCILCAIVSVATGSAWTSGGTIGVALMGIGTGLGINPALTAGMVISGAYFGDKVSPLSDSTNVAAATAETDLYLHVRSMMYTTVPSFVLALLLYFVIGLSYDTTSVNLENISLIKGALSGTFTITPWLLIPPIVVLVTAAKKVPAIPSLLLATVIGSICAVIFQGATLVAILDVLQNGYVGNTGLQIVDKLLTRGGVNGMLWTISLIIFALCFGGILEKAKFTEVILEQVIKHVHSVGSLVATTIVTGIVCDFVLTDQYLANIIPGRMYYKAYDDMGLERYYLSRTLEDGGSLWSPMFPWNGCGAYQSATLGVSSFTYFPYAFLNLINPIVSIIMAYMGIAVFRKRILKKGAELIEVENLQELDNIREKNN comes from the coding sequence ATGATGAAAAAAAGAAAACCAAAGATATGGGAAGCACTTGTACCAATTGTAGGAATGGCATTAATAATTGTGTATTCTATGTTAGTATTAAAAGTAGATCCTCATATTCCTATTGTGATTTCAACGATTCTTGCTGGTTTTATGGCATTGAGAGTAGGGTGTAGTTGGAGTGAAGTGAGAGAAGGAATGATTGAAAGCATCTATAGAGCAGTGGAAGCATTGATTATAGTGATGATTGTAGGAATGCTTATTGGATCATGGGTATTAGCTGGTTCGGTTCCAGCTATGATTTACTATGGTTTAGAATTGATTTCTCCTACCTTTTTTTTACCAACGGGTTGCATACTTTGTGCTATTGTTTCTGTCGCAACTGGAAGTGCTTGGACTTCAGGAGGGACAATAGGAGTGGCATTGATGGGAATAGGAACTGGACTTGGTATCAATCCAGCACTTACTGCTGGAATGGTTATTTCAGGAGCTTATTTTGGAGATAAAGTTTCCCCACTATCGGATAGTACGAATGTGGCTGCAGCTACTGCTGAAACAGATTTATATTTACATGTAAGATCTATGATGTATACAACAGTACCTAGTTTTGTTCTTGCGCTTTTATTATATTTTGTAATAGGGTTAAGCTATGATACTACTTCTGTAAATTTAGAAAATATCAGTTTAATCAAAGGAGCTCTTTCTGGCACCTTTACAATTACTCCTTGGTTGCTAATCCCTCCTATTGTTGTATTAGTTACTGCTGCGAAAAAAGTTCCAGCAATTCCTTCTTTATTATTAGCAACTGTTATTGGAAGTATCTGTGCAGTTATATTTCAAGGAGCAACTCTTGTTGCTATCTTAGATGTGTTACAAAATGGTTATGTTGGAAACACAGGTTTACAAATAGTGGATAAGCTTTTGACAAGAGGAGGAGTAAATGGAATGTTATGGACAATCTCTTTGATTATTTTTGCTCTTTGTTTTGGTGGAATTCTGGAGAAAGCAAAATTCACAGAGGTAATTTTGGAGCAAGTAATAAAACATGTTCATTCGGTAGGAAGTTTGGTTGCAACCACAATAGTGACAGGAATTGTTTGTGATTTTGTGCTTACAGATCAATATTTAGCAAATATCATTCCCGGAAGAATGTATTATAAGGCATACGATGATATGGGGTTAGAAAGATATTATTTATCTAGGACTTTAGAAGATGGAGGATCGTTGTGGTCTCCAATGTTTCCTTGGAATGGTTGTGGGGCATACCAGTCTGCGACTTTAGGAGTATCAAGTTTTACTTATTTTCCTTATGCTTTTTTAAATTTGATAAATCCAATTGTATCTATTATCATGGCATATATGGGAATCGCAGTTTTTCGAAAACGGATATTAAAAAAAGGAGCAGAACTGATTGAAGTAGAAAATTTACAGGAATTAGATAACATTAGAGAAAAGAACAATTAA
- a CDS encoding sigma-54 dependent transcriptional regulator → MLTDYKILIVDDETDYREMFSLILLEKGYSVFLASCIQESKEIIRKHKIDVVVTDLIMKNETGIELLEWIKSKGIYEDIGVIVVTAYGTVETAVKSIQKGAYNYFIKSNDPSTLLLDIERFLEWKNLKNENNFLKNQIKEISMLESKNIKMKEILEICKKIARSKISVLILGESGVGKEVIARYIHEKSERKAFPFIPVNCQEYSEGLLESELFGHEKGAFTGAIRQKIGKFEEATHGTLFLDEMADISLNTQGKLLRILEEKRIERVGGSQKIDIDIRLISATNKNICDFVKNGTVREDFLYRINGIVITIPPLRDRPEDIESFIYFFIKKFEVELKKKIDFIDEETLNFLRKYHYPGNIRELKNIIERLMVLTEGSSIQFRDAKMYLQNADETVNHLKKLKEARNQFEVNFIKSVIIECKGDLTKAAKILDITKRQLNNKILDYNLREWISSLCE, encoded by the coding sequence TTGTTAACGGATTATAAAATTTTAATTGTAGATGACGAGACTGATTATAGAGAAATGTTTTCTTTGATACTGCTAGAAAAAGGATATTCAGTTTTTTTAGCCTCTTGTATTCAGGAAAGTAAAGAAATTATTCGTAAGCATAAGATAGATGTGGTAGTAACAGATCTTATTATGAAAAATGAAACAGGGATTGAGTTATTAGAATGGATAAAGTCAAAGGGAATCTATGAAGATATCGGAGTCATTGTTGTTACTGCTTATGGAACAGTAGAAACAGCAGTGAAATCAATACAAAAAGGGGCATACAATTATTTCATAAAAAGTAATGATCCTAGTACTTTGTTATTGGATATTGAGAGATTTCTGGAATGGAAAAATTTAAAAAATGAAAATAATTTTTTAAAAAACCAGATAAAAGAAATTTCTATGTTGGAGTCTAAAAATATAAAAATGAAAGAGATATTGGAAATTTGTAAGAAAATTGCAAGAAGTAAGATATCTGTTTTAATTTTAGGGGAGTCAGGAGTCGGAAAAGAGGTTATTGCTAGATATATCCATGAAAAAAGTGAGAGGAAGGCCTTTCCTTTTATTCCAGTAAATTGTCAAGAGTATTCTGAAGGTCTTCTTGAATCAGAGTTATTTGGGCATGAAAAAGGAGCTTTTACAGGAGCAATTCGTCAAAAAATAGGAAAATTTGAAGAGGCTACACATGGGACATTATTTTTGGATGAAATGGCAGATATATCATTAAATACTCAAGGTAAACTTTTAAGAATATTGGAAGAGAAAAGAATAGAGAGAGTGGGAGGAAGTCAAAAAATTGATATCGATATTAGACTTATTTCAGCCACTAATAAAAACATTTGTGATTTTGTTAAAAATGGAACAGTAAGAGAAGATTTTCTTTATAGAATCAATGGTATAGTCATTACAATTCCCCCATTGAGAGATAGACCAGAAGATATCGAATCATTTATATATTTTTTTATAAAAAAATTTGAAGTGGAATTAAAGAAAAAAATTGATTTTATTGACGAAGAAACTCTTAATTTTTTACGTAAATATCATTATCCGGGAAATATAAGAGAATTAAAAAATATAATAGAACGTTTGATGGTTCTAACAGAAGGCTCTTCCATACAATTTCGAGATGCCAAAATGTATTTGCAAAATGCAGATGAGACAGTAAATCATTTAAAAAAATTGAAAGAAGCAAGAAATCAATTTGAAGTGAATTTTATAAAATCAGTTATCATAGAATGTAAAGGAGATTTAACAAAAGCTGCAAAAATATTAGATATCACAAAAAGGCAATTAAATAATAAAATTTTAGATTATAATCTAAGAGAGTGGATAAGTTCTTTATGTGAGTAA